From a region of the Haematobia irritans isolate KBUSLIRL chromosome 4, ASM5000362v1, whole genome shotgun sequence genome:
- the LOC142235936 gene encoding uncharacterized protein LOC142235936, producing MAKVELGLKISVVGSQWPESVNNGTVANEGLIGGTSHWWKCRPEDLKCGNGDLRSQWCNSRFEDHKGRTGDRRSRNWNSGPTTSQWWKCKPKGLNDGTVATKVSVVELLVRRSHWWNSGTQSLSGGNARRSQWLNCNWWNSSPGDLSDGSLGPKISRVELEIEELSDGTVGPKVISFKLENEMGFQKISKYFLVFGLCVVAHAHVIHHRNAKELDIGVKSADNLRTPQKYIIEPVPTITKTGEDLQIPPPYDEVHFEDDDIQNEIEDVEADPRNPENGRLEINEVEPEIKDLTDLNSPDTKSDSLNQNDRKIVSKEDDRATSSETIKGILLKLKDTNEETPISSDTIPSKFQTTLSENISEIMQEEDTNQSLPINKIKDPETSKDNENANDSKSVEGNVVATTLSSNRKTGDLIDSTIKSESVAHPIGIKDSLLEEDLNIKTTADINSVSDTTKITESMPDEKVFSPITITTSAKVSQQSSTVYADSQHRNLVKDTETLNEISSIPEAKISLKFTKNDINYDLELQRDTKPVSIDPEASSDLYTNIEEKLTEIPKVSMEDKASQTDNSEVDLISSSKSLLGNENLAKNIVNQQTDTDESKKVISQDFQRTLPVNIADTANDLESEIEKDIPSKGDGELVKGNTTIKAAAAASNSRKENNIIETLVTEQREKPTPVNVEQTSGEFIPFSGSKTDSLIVNAGGKGEEGKDPEVSTPASSDDKILKTSEFKRPENTVDAVSALLADDLNPLPLKSLTTREPTSNTDLSKNDLQTNKITEAEDLNPLPLRSLSSIEPTSNKGLSTDIPQKTDATNDKDAVSPTETLSTEESLTNAGLVINQEISKEIPKVIPEIQTEISEGNTRDSLIMDEYQDPQQEIARNAANKDKEITANIPEIPPAPEKNIPTNGGNSVQVISSSPNIPQNSLELVNTLENGQKESPNLITEKISNTKSESTSELASDLTTDLQTALVEPLIPGNEEEIPKIPFGFFKSALTVSETETKDGRFEDNVPTQANKESEHVEIPTIFSEIPKPSSQDLSGTKHPEEKATQAPTSFEISQDFDNLATAEISQSIKIENSGIPKIPTILSNSPITENTIKEKSDEVNEIPQQTNNNNPKTEMPSFYGENKTDIPKTNPNILSKNPQDGKEKKFSESSMTIEEKEPNLLPLKVEYINALGGTKVSIPTGNSEISEESHGIPLYSSKSAVTEEDPLDIPMLFMESFGATNEKQDSDKDQSLSTETKESSQISTNALKKEDELQTSESSPDRLNPTPGLRTFDSKASEENQKDFSISPDNYEKPKEISLNTGNSIQTPVKVIESSDSDDQKSELSAVIPTSNDFDTKSPLQSSIDNKDDTNDEISNEFLKQYDSKLKSNLIRDSHAEKDDIENSEFSVVIPNSNDFNNKSPLRSSTDSSDTTKEKISNEFLKQNNPELNIIRDSNAENLDTQNSSVDIRESTSNEISNTFLETDNSKLEATSIRDSSSDKNDSQNPSEKPNSPPEEENISSKGVSNSHDLSNEGKIKDQSSSLDKEHTETLKETSKDQKPGSTNPENQLSEGEENRIGQLETIDLSKNPSKEDKNPSKSIFDPHYLDTDGTIKGSQPAIASEPTESSTHKASNLKDNSLDQSPNPEITDAKLDTPEINENPNEPIGGNPKQLPTLIKISSTASQNDAEKIKSFSLVSLIFGSQQPEAPASVNSGNVAVNHDEIPNDADISPSDENDNEELNVNHDPDNHAAENDILSLSPIPGDERPADDSLDDIQDVVTETNSNNDEDQLGELLTVAVDTPSLGDINPEVNESSVTILDLDPSSDHQSLPIYASHIEMDDSITSPNSIKKPVKIDQAIIKDPQPVITITEPEISSLEDVKPNDTQNNLQSHGNFSLSHSSSQDTPNIPNKISTMELVTSIVTEEPRRNSSTSDIQEIIADFPINNSAQKDEIAESPSTAIEALASDEIKPNSLMESNPSLPQESPKPLELSNIANTGSRPSVQNDEIPESPSSTVEALASDEIKPSPLTEPVLRPQEETSNPSLPQEAAKPQKLPNINAGTRPSSGTKKPKPARKPVTTSKPSRKPEKPNKSPEPNKKPSTKPQEQNPVRNPLKPTHAPTPPSITKPVRVVYIKTTTAPKPNRRTTKAPKPAPTKQGIRKPTSSPSGSLQNKNKPRPPPKTSVKPKPTTPKPTSSSWFPTFPPLGSAQVSSFLANPFNVTNPLSSSFLTNPFSNVTNPLAINLTNRNQSNFGAALLPSNWNWRPLNFTSLNIFSPQRVIETPPPKDAADDDEDDAKDPDILGRDLAFWNSLFHRSNATKQAKPTKSSTQKNSTNSGGFFKPFGNFHYKAVSIPEFFRILKSNDTSVANPDNVAIIPADTQILHLYMPLKFPFQGKFVKTNSAETTPAPQRVTRRPQQGQNQKQRVTNKVEHFRSSFQPDQLDEIKENQEKIEKPTTIILVPEKKVDPSNNKNSKASVDQKNFPDLNKVGTAIAGERQSSLLFELQVPKPFAYFFNPFLFFRPPAK from the exons GTCATTAGTTTTAAATTAGAAAACGAAATG ggttttcaaaaaatttccaaatattttcttgtatttggatTATGTGTGGTGGCGCATGCGCATGTCATACACCATCGAAATGCCAAGGAATTGGATATTGGGGTAAAATCAGCAGATAATTTGAGAACgccacaaaaatatattatagaaCCAGTGCCCACCATAACCAAAACAGGAGAGGATTTACAAATACCACCACCCTATGATGAAGTACATTTTGAGGATGATGACATCCAGAATGAAATTGAAGATGTCGAAGCAGATCCTCGGAATCCAGAAAATGGGCGATTAGAAATCAATGAAGTTGAACCAGAGATTAAAGATTTAACAGACCTTAATAGTCCCGATACAAAGTCAGATTCTTTGAATCAAAACGATAGGAAAATTGTAAGCAAAGAAGATGACAGAGCTACCTCTTCAGAAACTATCAAAGGAATTCTTCTCAAACTAAAGGATACTAATGAAGAAACCCCAATTTCGTCGGATACAATACCTTCAAAATTTCAGACAACATTAAGCGAAAATATATCGGAAATTATGCAAGAAGAGGATACCAATCAATCATtgcctataaataaaattaaggatCCAGAAACTTCCAAGGATAATGAAAATGCAAATGACAGTAAATCGGTGGAAGGAAATGTTGTGGCTACCACATTATCTTCAAATAGAAAAACTGgtgatttaattgattcaactataAAAAGTGAAAGTGTTGCACACCCAATCGGCATTAAGGATTCATTGCTAGAAGAAGATTTAAATATCAAAACTACCGCCGATATAAATTCTGTGAGTGATACAACGAAAATTACAGAATCAATGCCAGATGAAAAAGTCTTTTCCCCAATAACTATAACAACATCAGCCAAAGTCTCCCAACAGAGTTCCACAGTATATGCTGATTCCCAACATAGAAATTTAGTGAAAGATACCGAAACATTGaacgaaatttcttcaattcctGAAGcaaaaatatcattaaaattcACTAAAAATGATATAAATTACGATTTGGAATTACAAAGAG ACACTAAACCGGTCTCCATAGATCCTGAAGCTTCATCCGATTTATACACAAacattgaagaaaaattaactgaaattccTAAAGTATCAATGGAAGATAAAGCATCTCAGACAGACAACTCCGAAGTTGATCTTATTTCCAGTTCCAAGAGTTTACTGGGAAATGAAAATCtagcaaaaaatattgttaaccaACAAACAGATACTGATGAATCGAAAAAGGTAATATCGCAAGACTTTCAAAGAACCCTGCCAGTTAATATTGCGGACACAGCAAATGACTTAGAATCAGAGATTGAGAAGGATATTCCATCTAAAGGAGATGGCGAATTGGTCAAAGGAAATACCACAATTAAAGCTGCTGCTGCAGCAAGTAACTCCcgaaaagaaaacaatattatCGAGACTTTAGTAACAGAGCAAAGAGAAAAGCCAACACCAGTTAATGTAGAGCAAACATCAGGGGAATTTATACCTTTCAGTGGTAGTAAAACGGATTCCCTTATCGTAAATGCAGGAGGGAAAGGCGAAGAAGGGAAAGATCCCGAAGTTTCAACACCAGCCTCATCCGATGATAAGATCTTGAAAACTTCCGAATTTAAAAGACCAGAAAACACTGTCGATGCCGTATCAGCACTCTTAGCAGATGATCTCAATCCATTACCATTGAAGAGTTTAACCACCAGAGAGCCCACCTCCAATACAGATCTAAGTAAAAATGATCTCCAGACTAACAAAATTACTGAGGCCGAAGATCTCAATCCATTGCCATTGAGGAGTTTAAGCTCCATAGAGCCCACATCCAATAAAGGTTTAAGTACAGATATTCCCCAGAAAACTGATGCAACGAATGATAAAGATGCTGTGAGCCCTACAGAAACCTTATCCACCGAAGAATCTTTGACTAATGCTGGCTTGGttatcaaccaagaaatttcaaaagaaatacccAAAGTGATCCCAGAAATCCAAACAGAGATTAGTGAAGGAAACACAAGAGATTCATTAATAATGGACGAATATCAAGATCCACAACAAGAAATAGCTCGAAATGCTGCAAACAAAGATAAGGAAATAACAGCAAATATTCCAGAAATTCCTCCAGCACCAGAGAAAAATATCCCCACTAATGGGGGTAATTCAGTCCAAGTAATCTCCAGTTCTCCAAACATTCCCCAAAACTCCTTAGAATTGGTAAATACCCTTGAAAATGGGCAAAAGGAAAGCCCAAACCTAATAACGGAAAAAATATCAAACACTAAGAGTGAAAGCACATCTGAATTAGCAAGTGATCTTACAACGGATCTACAAACGGCCCTTGTAGAACCCTTAATCCCAGGAAATGAAGAAGAAATCCCAAAAATTCCTTTTGGTTTTTTTAAATCTGCATTAACTGTTTCAGAAACTGAAACTAAGGATGGTCGTTTTGAAGACAATGTCCCAACTCAAGCTAACAAAGAAAGTGAACATGTTGAAATTCCCACAATATTTTCAGAAATCCCCAAACCATCATCACAGGATCTCTCCGGTACAAAACATCCAGAAGAGAAAGCAACACAGGCTCCTACAAGCTTTGAAATATCTCAAGACTTCGATAATTTGGCCACAGCTGAAATTTCacaatctataaaaattgaaaattctgggATTCCTAAAATTCCCACAATTTTATCCAATTCCCCAATTACTGAGAACACCATAAAAGAGAAATCAGATGAAGTAAACGAAATTCCCCAGCAGACAAACAACAATAATCCCAAGACAGAAATGCCTTCATTCTATGGAGAAAATAAAACTGACATCCCCAAAACAAATCCCAATATCTTATCTAAAAATCCCCAAGACGGGAAAGAAAAGAAATTCTCGGAATCCTCGATGACAATTGAAGAGAAAGAGCCTAATCTTCTTCCTTTGAAAGTTGAATATATCAATGCTTTGGGCGGAACAAAGGTGTCAATCCCTACTGGAAATTCCGAGATTAGTGAAGAATCTCACGGTATTCCTCTGTACTCAAGCAAATCTGCAGTGACTGAAGAGGATCCTTTAGATATTCCCATGCTTTTTATGGAATCTTTTGGCGCAACAAATGAGAAGCAAGATTCAGATAAAGATCAATCTTTATCCACCGAAACTAAAGAATCATCTCAAATTTCTACGAATGCTCTGAAAAAAGAAGATGAACTACAGACTTCTGAAAGTTCCCCAGATCGCCTTAATCCTACTCCAGGTCTTAGGACTTTCGATTCAAAAGCTTCGGAAGAAAACCAGAAAGATTTTTCAATATCTCCAGATAACTACGAGAAGCCCAAAGAGATTTCTCTAAATACCGGAAATTCTATCCAAACACCCGTAAAGGTTATAGAATCTTCCGATAGTGATGACCAAAAATCGGAATTATCAGCAGTAATCCCTACCTCAAATGATTTTGATACTAAATCACCTCTTCAAAGCTCTATAGATAATAAAGATGATACCAATGATGAGATTTCCAATGAGTTTTTAAAGCAGTATGACTCGAAACTAAAGTCCAATTTAATTAGGGATTCCCATGCAGAAAAGGATGACATCGAAAATTCGGAATTTTCTGTTGTAATCCCTAACTCAAatgattttaataataaatcacCTCTACGGAGTTCTACAGATAGTAGCGATACTACCAAGGAGAAGATTTCCAATGAGTTTTTGAAACAGAATAACCCGGAACTAAATATAATTAGGGATTCCAATGCAGAAAACCTTGACACCCAAAATTCTTCTGTGGATATTAGAGAAAGTACCAGTAATGAGATTTCGAATACATTTCTGGAGACCGATAATTCCAAACTAGAGGCTACTTCAATTAGGGATTCCAGTTCAGACAAAAATGACTCTCAAAACCCCTCAGAAAAACCCAATAGTCCCCCGGAAGAAGAGAATATTTCTTCTAAGGGTGTTTCCAACTCCCATGATCTATCCAATGAAGGTAAGATAAAGGATCAGAGTTCATCCCTAGATAAAGAACATACGGAAACTTTAAAGGAAACTTCTAAGGATCAAAAACCAGGATCAACAAATCCGGAAAATCAATTATCTGAGGGTGAAGAAAATCGTATTGGACAATTGGAGACCATTGATTTGAGTAAAAATCCTTCTAAGGAAGACAAAAATCCTTCGAAAAGTATTTTTGATCCCCATTACTTAGACACCGATGGCACAATTAAAGGATCTCAGCCAGCTATTGCCAGTGAACCCACCGAGTCTTCTACCCACAAGGCTTCCAATTTAAAGGACAATTCATTGGATCAAAGTCCAAATCCAGAAATTACAGATGCCAAATTGGATACTCCAGAGATAAATGAAAATCCCAATGAACCAATTGGTGGCAACCCTAAACAACTGCCCACCCTTATCAAAATAAGTTCAACGGCTTCCCAAAAtgatgctgaaaaaatcaaaagttttagTCTGGTCTCCTTGATATTTGGATCGCAACAACCTGAGGCTCCTGCCAGCGTCAATTCGGGAAATGTGGCCGTCAATCATGATGAAATACCAAATGATGCTGATATTTCTCCTTCTGATGAAAATGATAACGAAGAGCTTAATGTCAACCATGATCCTGACAATCATGCAGCAGAGAATGATATTTTATCTCTTTCCCCTATACCTGGAGATGAGAGACCAGCTGATGATTCATTGGATGATATTCAAGATGTGGTTACAGAGACAAATTCTAACAATGACGAAGATCAATTGGGAGAGTTGTTAACAGTTGCAGTAGATACTCCTTCGTTGGGAGATATCAATCCCGAAGTCAATGAATCCTCAGTTACAATATTGGATTTGGATCCCTCCTCAGATCATCAATCACTTCCAATTTATGCATCCCACATTGAAATGGATGATTCCATTACAAGTcctaattctattaaaaaaccAGTTAAAATTGATCAGGCAATCATTAAAGATCCTCAGCCAGTGATTACGATTACAGAACCGGAAATTTCCTCTCTGGAAGATGTAAAACCAAATGATACTCAAAATAATTTGCAATCCCATGGAAATTTCAGTCTCTCACACTCCTCCAGCCAAGATACTCCCAATATTCCCAATAAAATCTCCACTATGGAACTCGTCACTTCCATTGTTACGGAAGAGCCTAGACGGAATTCCTCTACTTCAGATATCCAAGAAATTATAGCCGATTTTCCCATCAATAATTCAGCGCAAAAGGATGAAATTGCGGAGTCGCCATCAACTGCTATAGAAGCTTTGGCAAGTGATGAAATAAAACCAAATTCTTTAATGGAATCGAATCCCAGCCTTCCCCAGGAATCACCCAAACCTCTAGAGCTATCAAATATTGCAAACACAGGATCTAGGCCTTCTGTGCAAAATGATGAAATTCCCGAATCCCCATCATCGACCGTAGAAGCTTTGGCAAGTGATGAAATAAAACCAAGCCCTTTAACGGAACCAGTTCTCAGACCACAAGAAGAAACCTCAAATCCCAGCCTTCCACAGGAAGCAGCCAAACCCCAAAAGCTACCAAATATAAATGCGGGAACTAGGCCCTCCAGTGGAACTAAGAAACCAAAACCTGCTCGAAAACCTGTTACCACTTCCAAGCCCTCTAGAAAACCTGAGAAGCCTAATAAATCCCCAGAACCTAATAAAAAGCCATCGACAAAACCTCAAGAACAAAACCCTGTAAGAAACCCCTTAAAACCTACTCATGCGCCTACTCCACCCAGTATTACAAAACCTGTAAGGGTGGTCTACATTAAGACAACAACTGCTCCAAAGCCTAACAGAAGAACTACAAAGGCCCCCAAACCAGCACCCACCAAACAGGGAATTAGGAAACCCACAAGTTCTCCTTCAGGTTCCTTGCAGAATAAAAATAAACCTCGGCCGCCACCAAAGACCAGCGTCAAACCTAAACCCACAACTCCCAAACCTACCTCAAGTTCTTGGTTCCCTACATTTCCACCATTGGGATCAGCTCAAGTATCCAGTTTTCTGGCCAATCCCTTCAATGTCACCAATCCCCTTTCTTCAAGTTTCCTCACAAATCCCTTCAGTAATGTCACCAATCCCCTAGCCATCAATCTCACCAATCGCAATCAAAGTAACTTTGGTGCAGCACTTCTACCCAGTAATTGGAATTGGAGACCCTTAAATTTTACCagccttaatattttctctcccCAGCGTGTGATTGAAACTCCACCACCCAAGGATGCTGCTGACGATGACGAAGATGATGCAAAAGATCCCGATATATTGGGTCGTGATTTGGCTTTTTGGAATTCCCTATTTCATCGTAGTAATGCCACCAAGCAAGCTAAACCCACAAAAAGTTCAACGCAAAAGAATTCCACAAATTCTGGGGGATTTTTTAAACCTTTTGGTAATTTTCACTACAAAGCCGTTTCAATACCGGAATTCTTTCGAATTTTAAAATCCAACGATACGTCAGTTGCCAATCCAGATAATGTGGCCATAATACCAGCGGATACACAAATTCTTCATTTATATATGCCTTTGAAATTTCCTTTCCAAGGGAAATTTGTTAAAACCAATAGTGCGGAAACCACACCCGCTCCGCAGCGTGTAACTCGAAGACCCCAACAAGgtcaaaatcaaaaacaaagagTAACCAATAAAGTGGAACATTTCAGATCATCTTTTCAGCCTGATCAACTGGATGAAATCAAGGAAAATCAagagaaaatagaaaaaccaaCAACCATTATTCTAGTGCCGGAGAAAAAAGTGGATCctagcaacaataaaaattcgaaAGCTTCAGTAGATCAAAAAAATTTCCCAGATCTTAATAAGGTTGGCACTGCCATTGCTGGGGAGAGACAATCATCGCTTCTCTTTGAATTGCAAGTTCCCAAGCCATTTGCTTATTTCTTCAATCCATTCCTGTTTTTCCGTCCTCCAGCGAAATAG